A single Thermoanaerobacterium sp. RBIITD DNA region contains:
- a CDS encoding SDR family oxidoreductase encodes MNILVTGGAGFIGSNIVDFLIDNGYDVVVVDNMSTGKKENINKRARFYNVDITDSNLYKVFENEKIDVVIHHAAQIDIQKSIKDPVFDAKVNILGTINLLECCRKYGVKKIIYASSAAVYGNPEYLGVDEKHRVYPISYYGISKHTPEHYFEVYNELYGLKYTVLRYANVYGIRQDPKGEGGVISIFIDKMLKGERPVIFGDGEQTRDFIFVKDVAKANLLALKKGDNEIINISTNKAITINELVDIMNEIMGTYLKPIYTNSRKGDIVHSYLDNKKALEVLGWEPEYQLEQGLKETIEYYKEKYILEEEAAVTKDINVDLSYNVWSKGD; translated from the coding sequence ATGAACATATTAGTCACAGGTGGAGCAGGCTTCATAGGATCAAATATCGTAGATTTTCTTATAGATAATGGATATGACGTCGTTGTTGTTGATAATATGTCCACTGGTAAGAAAGAGAACATAAATAAAAGAGCTAGATTTTATAATGTAGACATTACAGACAGTAATTTATACAAAGTATTTGAAAATGAGAAAATTGACGTTGTAATACATCACGCGGCGCAAATAGACATACAAAAATCTATAAAAGACCCTGTATTTGATGCAAAAGTAAATATTCTTGGAACGATTAATTTGCTAGAATGCTGCAGAAAATATGGTGTAAAAAAGATTATCTATGCTTCTTCAGCAGCAGTATACGGTAACCCAGAGTATCTAGGGGTTGATGAAAAACATAGAGTATATCCTATATCATACTATGGTATATCAAAACATACACCTGAGCATTATTTTGAAGTTTATAATGAATTATACGGATTAAAGTATACAGTATTACGATATGCCAATGTTTATGGGATTAGACAGGATCCTAAAGGTGAAGGTGGAGTAATCTCTATATTTATAGATAAGATGTTAAAAGGCGAAAGACCTGTCATATTTGGAGATGGTGAACAAACAAGGGATTTTATTTTTGTAAAAGATGTAGCAAAAGCTAATCTTCTAGCACTTAAAAAAGGAGATAATGAGATAATAAATATAAGTACAAATAAAGCTATTACGATAAACGAACTTGTAGATATAATGAATGAAATAATGGGTACATATTTAAAACCTATTTATACTAATTCAAGAAAAGGTGATATAGTACATAGCTACCTTGATAATAAAAAAGCTTTGGAGGTACTTGGCTGGGAACCGGAATATCAGCTTGAACAGGGTTTAAAAGAGACGATTGAGTATTATAAAGAAAAATATATATTAGAGGAAGAAGCTGCTGTAACGAAAGATATAAATGTTGATTTATCATATAATGTATGGTCCAAAGGGGATTAA